The proteins below come from a single Xiphophorus hellerii strain 12219 chromosome 14, Xiphophorus_hellerii-4.1, whole genome shotgun sequence genomic window:
- the LOC116732840 gene encoding transmembrane protein 151B: MQTEEETAAAEEPILEEGSGREQQKPTQQSLASSLCRESHWKCLLLTLLMYGCFATLAWCALCRVPVLGSSSSMPLGGADDATSAAYYNDILHLESPCSSGYVYIPLAFLAMLYVVYLVECWHCFSKTAMLAHAEFQEVYERVQRLQQATPCIWWKAISYHYVRRTRQVTRYRNGDAYTTTQVYHERVNTHASSSEFDYARYGVKDVSKELLALERHPAVRLRFTKCFSFSSARAEAAYLTQRARFFGENEGLDDYMEAREGMHLKNVDFREHILAFPDPARQPWFSRHLVFWLASAFLLSWPLRVVSEYRTAYVHYHVEKLFGEEEDAGGGGVVVGGQGGGGRGAAVEGGTENGIGTGFGLNGTSYRAISRVNTVDMTELEWHIRCNQQMVPSYSEALLMDLDSSGSTNPTASTPISGPPGVTPTQAPHPPPLTLPVVFNSAYLLQSCPRCRRTTSSSSLPSRLRAPMGTTALLNATVAGIRAAAPGSGGIGGRLVLSRSGFSLGRLGGGRQNNLFHSRSIGGGLGGSREDGGGSGGGGSSGGGGSGGFLGIGSRQNNEETRGVLEGEGEEEEEEEQVRRRENGGRERDEEAEQGGEGGGGGGGGGESREAERDRPPSYQDAFFFPVLIIHGEESCHAGDDM; this comes from the exons CAAAAGCCCACCCAGCAGTCCCTGGCCTCCTCCCTGTGCAGAGAGTCCCACTGGAAGTGCCTCCTCCTGACGCTGCTGATGTACGGCTGTTTCGCCACGCTGGCCTGGTGCGCTCTCTGCCGAGTGCCCGTCCTcggctcttcctcctccatgcCTCTTGGTGGCGCCGACGACGCCACATCCGCCGCCTACTATAATGACATCCTCCACCTGGAGAGCCCGTGCTCCAGCGGCTACGTCTACATCCCGCTGGCCTTCCTGGCGATGCTGTACGTGGTTTACCTGGTGGAGTGCTGGCACTGCTTCTCTAAGACGGCCATGTTGGCTCACGCTGAATTCCAG GAAGTGTATGAGCGGGTGCAGAGACTCCAGCAGGCCACTCCATGTATTTGGTGGAAGGCCATCAGCTACCACTACGTGAGGAGGACCAGGCAGGTGACCAGATACCGCAATGGAGATGCATACACCACCACACAG GTCTACCATGAACGAGTGAACACTCATGCCTCCAGTTCAGAGTTTGACTACGCCCGCTACGGCGTCAAAGATGTGTCAAAAGAGCTGCTCGCCCTGGAGCGCCACCCTGCTGTTCGCCTCCGCTTCACCAAGTGTTTCAG CTTCTCCAGTGCTCGAGCTGAAGCTGCTTACCTCACTCag CGAGCACGGTTCTTTGGGGAAAATGAAGGGCTGGACGACTACATGGAGGCCCGGGAGGGAATGCACCTAAAAAACGTGGATTTCCGGGAGCACATCCTGGCCTTCCCAGATCCGGCCCGTCAGCCGTGGTTCTCTCGCCACCTGGTGTTCTGGCTGGCCTCGGCTTTCCTCCTGTCATGGCCGCTGCGGGTCGTGTCAGAATACCGCACGGCGTACGTGCACTACCACGTGGAGAAGCTGTTCGGCGAGGAGGAGGACGCCGGCGGCGGCGGAGTCGTCGTGGGAGGACAGGGTGGAGGCGGACGAGGCGCTGCGGTGGAAGGAGGGACTGAGAACGGAATCGGGACGGGATTCGGGCTGAACGGGACCAGCTACAGGGCCATCTCCCGCGTCAACACAGTGGACATGACAGAACTGGAGTGGCACATCCGCTGCAACCAGCAGATGGTGCCCAGCTACTCCGAGGCCCTCCTGATGGACCTGGACTCCAGTGGAAGCACAAACCCCACAGCCTCCACGCCCATCTCTGGACCCCCAGGGGTCACCCCCACCCAAGCCCCCCACCCGCCACCTCTGACTCTGCCTGTGGTGTTCAACTCCGCCTACCTCCTGCAGAGCTGCCCCAGGTGCAGGAGAACCACATCAAGTTCCAGTCTTCCCTCCAGGCTGAGGGCTCCGATGGGGACCACTGCCCTCCTCAACGCCACCGTTGCTGGGATCCGGGCAGCGGCGCCGGGCAGTGGAGGCATAGGAGGAAGGCTGGTGCTCAGTCGCAGCGGGTTCTCTCTGGGGAGACTCGGAGGTGGGCGACAGAACAACTTGTTTCATTCAAGAAGCATAGGAGGAGGACTGGGAGGCAGCAGGGAGGATGGAGGAGGGAGCGGAGGCGGAGGAAGCAGTGGTGGCGGAGGGAGCGGAGGATTCTTAGGAATAGGCTCCAGACAGAACAATGAGGAGACCAGGGGGGTGCTGGAAGGAGaaggcgaggaggaggaggaagaggaacagGTGAGGAGACGGGAAAACGGGGGAAGAGAGAGAGACGAGGAGGCAGAGCAGggaggagaaggtggaggaggaggaggaggaggaggagaaagtaGGGAGGCTGAGAGGGATCGACCTCCCTCCTACCAGGACGCCTTCTTCTTCCCTGTCCTCATCATACATGGAGAGGAGAGCTGCCATGCTGGCGATGACATGTGA